In the Balearica regulorum gibbericeps isolate bBalReg1 chromosome 3, bBalReg1.pri, whole genome shotgun sequence genome, gtcCCCTTGCCCCGACGGTGGGGCtccgccggcccggcccgcccacgcccccggccccgggtgagcgcccggccgccccccgTGCGCGGCGGGACCCGGGGGGAAGCGCGGCCCCGCCGGGGCGCTCCGCCCGCCtggcccggggaggggggagccgggggcgctcccccccgctgccccggcgGCGGGACACTTCTCGGCTGCGACGGCAGAGTACGCCAGAGGACCGGGAatggccccggcccccgcccggcccgccggccccggctctgcccgccgccccgctccctcctccttcacttCTTCCCTTCGTTTCCCCGCTGTTGCCCACGCCGCGCGTGTGCGCCCGGACGCGGGCCCGAGTGCTTGGGTCGGGTCCCCCCCGGGTGGacccttccccatccttctcccGAAAAAAGCCTGACACGTACCCCCACCCCCCTGCGCACAGGGCGTGCGGGCAACCAAAGTCTTCCTCGGGGGCTTAACGGGGACCCCCGGCACCCCCACTCGCGACACACACCCACCAGCTACCTGCGCGGACAGCCGGGCTCCCCGCTGAGCCCTCCATGTTGTGCGTGCGGATGTGAGAAGTAAATTCAGATAAGAAAGTGCTCTCAGCCGtaaatccccccccccaattccgCTCGCCCTCGGCGAAACGGGTCGGGTTTTTCTTCCCGAGAAGAAACATTTCGGACAAAGCTTAATCTCATTGGGACACGTTTAATCATTAGAGAGACGGGAACGAATACAGCCGGGGGGCTCGCTGCGAGGGGGGCGAAACGTTTGCCCGGCAAATAAACCAGTTTATAATAGActggaagggaaagggaggcCCCGGGCCGGGCTTACAGCTTTCgccggggtggggtgggggggggaattaaaTAAGACAAATAGCTGGGTCGGgcggctgggggctgcggggggctgcgggctcccGGCTTTGTGCTCGCACGCACGGCCTTAACAAACTGCCTCCGCCAGTATTGGCAATATTTTCAAAGATCTCATTAAAGTGCATTTATCAAAGCCCTAACATGTGCCCTCCGGCTCTGACATAACCCCGTTAGCccccagggaggagggggaaaaatccCAATTTCGATTACAATTCACCACCTCGGGAGGTTGGTTGGAGGGCAGGCTAGATCTAGATCTACAAATTTATAAGTAATATCGGTGAATTGGAAGGATTTCTCCGTCTTTGAGGCTTCGGGGGGAAGGAGATAGAGTAATCGTGAGAATAGGAAAGCTCATTTAGATTCCTATGTCCTGGAGAAGATTTAATTGTCCGCGGGAGAAAGGCAGGCCGGCGCCGGGATTTTGGGGGTGGCAGGGACTTTCTCTTGAGCCTCGATAGGGAAGGCTGGTGCCGGCTCCCTCGCTGTGTGCGAGGGAatcttcccccttcctccccccacacctttttttttttttttcttttttcccccttttctctttccccccaAAACATCCTTAACGCCTTTGTTAATGCAGTTTTTCCAGCCGTGAAAAGAGACGGGAATTTCACCCCGCAGAAACTCCGAGCCCCGCCACGTTACAATTAAGTTCTTGAAAGCGACGGAGGATTCAGAGGGCTCTGGTTCCCCCGATTTCAGGAaatacgattttttttttacactccctccctccccggccaGGCTGCCGGTGTGCAAGGTAACCCCGTGGCGTGGGTTCCCCGTCCCCGCTCCCTTTCCCACGGCCTGGCGCGTCCGCGTCCCCTCCgagccgcagccgccgccgagCCGGCAGCATCTCTGCGGAGCTGCCGCTTTACGGCTGGAAAAAGGCGATTTAAAACCTCCTGTGCGGGGCTCTCGGAGGGTGTATTTAGAAGCGatagttttacatttttgttggtttggggtttgttttgtcaTCGCCAACAAAAGATGTCTTCTTTAATGACGCGGCTCTCCTTTCCCCCGCCacactttaaaacaaagagGGTGTTGCTTCCCGGGGATGCTCCCGAGGTGAATCTCCTAATAACAATTATCAGGAGCGGCACGGGCTCCGCTCCCCTTTCCCTATTTCTTTCAAGCGTAGCTCATCctaagagataaaaataaacctgtccCCCCCCAACAAAGGCTTTGTGTGGGCTTCGCTAATCCGTACCGAGCGGCAAGGTGCAgtcctttctgtttgtttatttgtggtCTGGACGGAGGGGAAAACAATAGCTTGCACCTTTGGTCTCATCAAACAATAAACTAATCCACTTGACGGCCGCTATGGGAGATGCGATGCGGGGATGGGTTAGAGGTCAGTGCGGGAGAACCGCACAGCAAGGGCGGGAACGGAGGGAGACTCCCGCCGAAGACCCTTCTTATCCACACGTATATATgtattattatatataataaatggGCGTGATGTCGCTGAACAGAGAAGGGGATGAAGTCAGGGCGGTTTAAAACAGAGGGAGAGACCCGGCGCTTCTCGGGCAGCCGGAGCCCTCGGGCCGCCGGCCAGGCTCGGCGAAGCAAGCCGAGGCACCTCGCCGCTTAAAAACACAGCCCACGGGCCGCCCGTGGCGTGGGGCGAAGCACCGCGGGGCCTGGGCCGCCCCGCCACGCGTGACCGGGGAGAGCCGGCCCGTCCGCGCCCCGCACACGCCGCTGCCTCCCCGGGCACCGCAGCCGCGGAGAGCCGCGCAGAAGGGCTCTTTGCCTCTCTCATCCCCCACCGAGTGCCTCTTctctcctcaaaaaaaaccaacccaaaacccccaaaacccaacgGGATTTAACGCCGCTAAAATCGACACCCGCCGGCCGTGGGGTGGAGGGGACCGCTCCCCACGCAGCTCGGGGGAAAGGGGGATCACACAGGGGAGAGGGAGCGGAGGGGAACGGCGGGTGTTTGAGCTACCTGTGAAAGTAAACAGGTAAACACTCCCCCGCTGGCAGAGGCACTTGTCCTGAAGTGCAGCCACTCAGCCTGTGTACACGCACCGCGCCGCCGGCCTCCTGTGGGCTTGTGCAAATAACCCCGCCGGGGCGAGCCCCCGGGGGAGCGGGCTGGGAGGGCCCCCCGGCAGGCTCTGCggctcccccctgccccgacACCCCCTCCTCGTAGCGCTGGagcatcacacacacacacacacgcgtggGGAGGGCCAGGCCGCCGCGGGGCGCGGGCAGCGCGGTAGGTGGGCTCCCCGcggggtgctgggagggggacacagggggGGAAAGGCACGAAGGGTGGCGGGAGCAcaccccccacgcccccccggCGCTGTCGCGATAGCCGCCGGGATGCCGTCGGGTTTTCCCACCGCGCAGCGTGGCTCCGGGCACGGGAGGTGCGGGGCTGCGTCCGGGCCCCGCGACCCCTCCTGACGTCAAAGGGCCCGAGAGGCTCTTACGTCACCCCCCGCCCCTGACGCCACAGCGTCCTGGGCCGCTCGCTCGGTGCGGAGAAAGAGCGGCCTCGCCCCTCAGTGTTGCCCCACGCGTGGGACCagcccgcgcccccccccccccccgctaccgGGCCGCGGGGAGGCGTGGGGAGGGAGCCGCGGCCCCCGGGGCTTTGTGTCCCCACAAGGGACCATTGTTCCCCGCGGGTTAATGGGCCGCCAGCGCCGGCTCTCCCGTGGGAAAACCTTTACCTCTCAGGTGGAGCGGGGCCCGGGcaaagccccccccccgggcgtgccgagccgagccgggccgagccgggccAGCCCGCAGCGTCCCCGGGGCCGTGTCCGCATTCACGCGGCTGACCGGCCCGGCTTCCTCCCGTGGGCAtcccccgctcccgccgccgtcGGGCCCCACGTCGCGAGGGGTTTTTGCAGGACGCTCTGCCTGTGTTGTGGCATTCGCGCGTCTGTTGGGGTCTGAGTGGGACTATCGCTATCACTATCGCTATCGCTATCGCTATCGCTATCACTCTGGCTCTTCCCCGGCCCGAGGAGCGGAGCTGCCCGACCGAAACgggccgccggccccgccgcccccggcacACGCCGCCGCGGAGACGCTCTGCCCGTCCCTCCCCGGCTTGGCTTCTGCCGAGGTTCTTTAATTCGGGACGTTGTATCGTCGTCCTGCCTCTGTCGCGATTCTCACTGTTATTACGggtatttattaatttttttcccccccctcgcTCGCCGCGGCGGGAAGAAATTAAAACGCCATCCTGCCCCATCCGAGCGAAACGCTCCGGGCAGGTCgagccggggtgggggggataaATCAATCGATAAGCCCGAGATTTGCTGGAAATTAAAGCGCTCTGTCTGGTGCGTGTCCCAAGCCCCTCCCCCCGGGGAaaggggagcggggcgggggggcgccCGCCCGAAGGGGTTCCCTCGATATCGAGGAAGGACTCCGAAATGGATGAAGAGATAGCCATTGAGTGCGGTTGAATACCATGACAACTAGGAACAACCTCAGATTTATTCCCAACAGTTAGGACACATTGAAAGAGGGCGTCAATCACGTATTATTTCgccactgaaataaatgcaaaaactGCGCCGAGACAAAGGGTTCCAACAGAAGCCGGACATTTGTCTACATTGCGGACATTGTTTCCAGCTTAGCCATAGGGTTGTATTTGTGTTTGCGCGGGTCCGACCACCCAGGATGTGCTCAGGGGCtcgcttaaaaaaaaaaaaaaaaaaaaaaaggggggggggggaaaacccTGGGCATTGTTAGCCACATCACATACTTTATGGGAggcaggctgggggctgggggaggaaagatggggggagcggggagggagaggaggggaaggtgcGAATACATTGATCGGCAAATAGGAGGATGTCTGAGGGTCcatcttcctccccttcccaccaccAGCCGCCCCATTCCCGCTCCCTCCTCCTGGAAGAGTAACTCGGTcaacttttctttcccagaaataaaggtggtggtgggaagCCCTTTCCCAGACTGCAGCCTGCACCCCGCACATCACCGCCAGCCCCGCACGCAAGCCCATCCCGGGCCGGGGTCCGGCTGCGGGGCGCtccagggaaggggaagggcaagggaaaagggaagggaaaagggaaagggaagggaaaagggaaggggaagggaaaagggaaggggaagggaaaagggaaggggaaggtcCGGGCCGTGGCGGCGAGGGTGCGTGCGGGCAAGGGTCCTCGGCCGGTgcaggaaaggggaggaagaagggaaatgaaGATAAAAGTTGGTGGCAgacagagagggagggaagaagttAGGGAGGAGGGCGGTCTGCAGCCCCGCGCCGGGCAGGGGGGAGCCTCCGCGGCCGCGCAGCTCCGCACCGCTCCGCCGGGACCCGcggccggggatgctgcggggctCTGCGGCTGCCGGCGCCCTGTCTGTGCGTGTGTGACACCTGGAGACCCGGCCTTCCAAAACGTCCTTTTGGAAACCAACCCCTTCCTTattcccctcctttcccaggtcctgaaaagaaagggggaggaaaaaaaaaaaaaagaaaaagaaaaaaattaatctagtCATATTTGAAAGCCCGTCGGGCTCCAGCCCATTAAATTAACCAAACGGGTTGAGTTTTATTCCCCTGGAAGAAGGAGGCAAAATCAATGAGACCTCTTCAAacaaagcccccccccccccccccagtaatcACCTCCCGGATCTCTCCGGGTCGTGACTGACGATCGCATTTTGCCAGTTCGGTTAATTTCGGAGCAAACTAGAATCAATTACTTGCTGTTTAATTTCCAGCGTTCATCCCTAAGCCTCAACCAAAATATTGACCTAGGCGGTTTAGATAAGTTGGTCTCTTGCCATCTGAGCCGCCTCTCGTTTCCGTCCCGCGCGGGGTTTTGAGCGCGTCCCCGCGTAAAAGCGCTGCCCCCCGCGTTTGCGTGGGCGCGCAGGCTGCGCGGGAGGGGTGGGAAACCGCGCACGCAGCCTCCCTCGCTTCTCatcacccccccccacccccccccccccgctttccAAGCAATCTGTGGAAAACACACTTTGGAGTGTGCGGAATATCGGGCTGGTGCGAGGCTCTTTGTATGTAAATACCGCGtttaaaaaccccagaaaatcaCACCCTCCCTCTCTCGCTGACACGCACACGCACCCGCGGAAGGGCCCTCCCCACGCCGGTAATTAACTGACACGTTATACCACTCATCACCAATGGTGGAAGCTCGGAGCTCGCCCCAAACCCGCAATTTCACATCTGCAAACACTGTCTTCATCCACTTGACTTCCAAGACCCGCCCACACGTGGCCAACCTTTCCCGggtttaatgtattttttttctccctcctctcgGCAGGTTCATGTGTGGGGACCAGCCTTATATGGACTGTTCGCTCCAGCAATGGCTCGGGTTTTTCAAGCGGCAGGCACGGGTTCGGGGTGTTTAAGCAAGATCCAGaagtgatctttttttttttcctttttttttttctttttttttttttttttttggcgtgtctttccccctttcccctgGAGTTACAAACTATTTCCGaagccagctgctgctcccgctCTCTGAATTTCCCCCGTGGCAGAACAAGCCCGTAGAAACCACCACCGCAGAGATCCACCGCTGCGGCCGGGGCTCCGCTTCTTCTTTTGCACAACCCCCTTCGGTTATTtttctatatatctatattattctttttttccttttttttttttttttttttccctgctccacGCGTGCCGCCGCCCCGCAGCCTCCTCCCCCGGCTGCCGTGTGCGTGTGCGGTGGTGGTGTCGCCGCTCCGCGTGTGCGTGTGCACCCGTGACACGGCGGATCCGCGAAGCTGCTCCTCCAACTTTCCTGCCTAAATTTGGCCGGAACATGTCTCTGACCAACACAAAGACGGGCTTTTCCGTGAAGGACATTTTGGACCTCCCCGACACCAACGATGAGGACGGCTCCGCCGCGGAGGGCGGCGAGGAAGAGAGCGAGGCGCCGGAGCCGCCCAAGAAAGCGGGAGTTTTGGGACAAACCCCCTTGGACACTGTTCAGACGCTGCCTTTGAAGAACCCTTTCTATGATAACAGCGATAATCCCTACACGCGTTGGCTGGCGAGCGCCGAGGGCATCCAATACTCCCGTGAGTACCGCGCagcgccgcggggccggggccggggccggggcagagccGAGCTGAGCTGCTCCGCTCCCGCGGGGGCTtcccccggcggcggggggcgcgggggggggtgggggggtgggtgttcACCGCTCGCCACGGCTGGCTGAGCCCCGGCCGGTGCCtccatcccccccaccccccccggcggggcagagccgggcgGCGGGAGGGACGCGGGGGGTGCGCGGCGCGGAGCCCCCTCCCGGTGTTgccccgttcccccccccccccccgctgacGGGGCGCTCTCGGCCGGACTCTCCGCAGTGCACGGGCTGacggccggcggcggcggccaggACCCCTCGGCCAAGTCACCGGAGCCGTCGGCCGACGAATCTCCCGACAACGAGAAGGaagcggcgggcggcggggacgcggggaagaagaggaagaggagggtgctCTTCTCCAAGGCGCAGACCTACGAGCTGGAGCGGCGATTCCGGCAGCAGCGGTACCTGTCGGCGCCGGAGCGGGAGCACCTGGCCAGCCTGATCCGCCTCACCCCCACGCAGGTGAAGATCTGGTTCCAGAACCACCGCTACAAGATGAAGCGGGCCCGGGCCGAGAAAGGTATGGAAGTgactcctcttccctccccgcGGCGGGTGGCCGTGCCGGTCTTAGTCAGGGACGGCAAGCCCTGCCACACGCTCAAAGCTCAGGACTTGGCAGCCGCGACTTTCCAGACGGGCATCCCCTTCTCCGCCTATAGCGCCCAGTCTCTACAGCATATGCAATACAACGCCCAGTACAGCGCTACCAGCAACCCCCAGTACCCCACAGCACACCATTTGGTACAAGCTCAGCAATGGACTTGGTGAACGCTGGCGGGGAGCGCGCACACCCGCACGCCccacacgcacacgcacacgcacacgcacacacacacacacaccccccgcgcgccaaaaggaggaaaaacaaaaataataaatagagagaaaggaagagacagaCTGATGCTCCAAAACTAAAGTCAAAACTGCGGGGGAAGGAATGGAAAGGGAAAcgctattattattattattattgctattattattattattattatgggttttttcccctctcccgtttcttttcccctccatttttttttggggggggggctcggtTTCATTtcggggggaggcggggggggaagggaggggaggtgtttttGTGCGTCATTGTTTACAGAATTTTTTGCGCCATTCAGAGTGGTCCTGTCTACCTACAACTAAAataaaaggggagggggggggtggtcgtcacaactaaaaaaaaaaaaaaaaaaataaagaataaaacccCCCCGCTGCTCCTGTGGTTTTGTGAGGAACGTGCGTGAGCCCGGAGCGCGGCCGCCGTGACGCCGTGCAGGGCACCCCGACACGCAGATCTCGATTGCTCCCCTTCTAGGACAATTTTCGTCCGCGTGTAACCCCCGACAACTATTAGCGGGCGTATTTTTATATCTCGTTGTGATTTTTGCTGCCGTGAGAAGCAGCCAGGGCTTTAATTTCGGTTGATCTTGTTTGGGGTTTGCGCACAACTATTCCCGAGTAACGGCGAGCAGCGGAAAAAGAAACGCGGATCAAACCCTGGCTGCTCGCCGCCGGAAAGCGGACTCATTGTGTGCAAACACCCGCTTGCCATATTTCAGTAAGAATTggaattttacaaaaaaagaaaattaaaaaaaaaagctgtgtttcgagaaaaaaaaaaaaaaaagaaaaggaaccgATAACAACGACAAACCGTTTTTGTTCGCCTTCCCGGTGCGGCCGGCGCCCGCGGCCGCCTCCCCGCATCCCCGGGCGGCGTGTCGGCAGGGCTCAGCCCGGCGTGGGgccagcggggccgggcgggcccCCGCGGAGAGACGCGGCCGAGCAGGGCCCCACGCCGCCCctgcaacttctttttttccaggggaaagcggcttttttctttttcttttttttttttttttgctttttgcctttttttttttttttttttttccccgggGCATTCGGCTTCAGCACGGCTACTCCGCAACACCCGGAGCTGGCtaaaaacgggggggggggaaattatTTTCGATCTGTGATTGTGCTTTTATACACCCCAGTGCCCCCCGTGCAGGCGGGGTCCTTCGGCTGCGGAGTTTTGGATAGCAGCATCACCTCACCGGCCCCCTCCCCTGGCTGGGGGGGAGCGCCGAAACTTCGGGTTCAGCCCTCAGGATGCGCCGACGGCTCAGGCAGGCCGGGGGAAAGGGTTAACACCTggggcacccccccccccaaaaaaaaaaaaaaagaaaaaaggggggagaTAAGGGAGAAGATAGGCGGAGCTGGGGCAGGCCGGGCGGCTCAGCCGGGCTGAAACGGGGACCGAGCCCGGCCCGGGTGAAGTTACGGCCGGTTTCGGGCAggcgcagccccggcccggAGCGGGTTTGGGCGCAGCCAGGGCAGCCGTGCGCTCCCTCGCCCTGCCCTGCCATTTTAGGATGCTAaaggtgcttaaaaaaaaaaaaaaaatcaaatgggCTTATCCGGTGTGATAGGGCCGGTGCAGCGCCCGCCCGGTCCTGCCGGGGCTGAGCagggccgagccgagccggtTCAGTTCAGCTCCCACAGCCAAGAGATGATCGGTACCGGCCGGCCCCGCCGTGCTCCTGCGCGCCTCTCCGCCCCGGCGCAGCCTCCGCCGGCCCCAAAGCCCCGGGCACAGCCTCCGCCCTGCGGCtggggtttttcccttttcctctttttattttattttattccccccccttttctcgTTCCGCCTCCCCCCCGCCGGGTGAGCGCTTATCCGAACGGCCCGAGAGCCGGGAGCCGCTCGGCTTCGCGGCGGGGACGGCGCCGGCAACCTGCCTGCGCACCGGCGGAGCAGCCCCGGCGGCTTCACGGGCAGAGAGGCAGCCAGGCGAGCGGGGCAGCCGGCCTTCCAGCCCGGGGAGGCTCCGCAGGGCTCTCGGACCCGCGCCCCAGCTGCGGGGTACACGGACATGTGCAGGTTTCCCTCTCTCCAGCCCAACGTGCGAGCCAGAAGCGGGAGAGCAGGAAAattgtcactttttttcttcttctttttttttttttttcctttccccccagGCTCTGCTAAGTCTATAAAACCAGTTGTGTGGCCCTAACCTCCGTGGCCTTATATCTCCCATGCTGCCGGGCCAGCTCCGGGCAGTCTATCTTTGCACAATATACAGTAGACTTCACAAAACAGCACAatgggggaggcagggaggtgaGCATGTTAGAGGCGTGCATATTAAAGAGACGGAGGCAaaggcagccagggctgggccGGAccggggagaggggagaaaaaaaggagagacagTTTTGGGAGGGGGTGGGCCCCCTCCCtgtgcctcccccccccccccccccctcttcttTTTAGGGCCATTCAATTCATTTATGGGAGGCAGTCCATCTCGGAGTCAGGGAGCAGTGTCCTTTGCGTTTTGTTAGGGCTGTCACTCGTGCTCATTGTTAGGCATGTTCTACATGTTGTATCCCATATGGCCAGCTGGGCCGGGGGACCCCTCACAAAACCCAAATTGTGCCCAGCTTTCAAAACCAGCATTGTTGTCTGTGAAAGAAAGACGAATTAAAAATTCGTGCTATAtctattctggaaaaaaaaaaaaaaggggggg is a window encoding:
- the NKX2-2 gene encoding homeobox protein Nkx-2.2; amino-acid sequence: MSLTNTKTGFSVKDILDLPDTNDEDGSAAEGGEEESEAPEPPKKAGVLGQTPLDTVQTLPLKNPFYDNSDNPYTRWLASAEGIQYSLHGLTAGGGGQDPSAKSPEPSADESPDNEKEAAGGGDAGKKRKRRVLFSKAQTYELERRFRQQRYLSAPEREHLASLIRLTPTQVKIWFQNHRYKMKRARAEKGMEVTPLPSPRRVAVPVLVRDGKPCHTLKAQDLAAATFQTGIPFSAYSAQSLQHMQYNAQYSATSNPQYPTAHHLVQAQQWTW